The Gemmata palustris genome includes a region encoding these proteins:
- the pstS gene encoding phosphate ABC transporter substrate-binding protein PstS, giving the protein MPRFLAFAALVFALPFFAGCGGCGGGRSAQRISGGGATFVNPLMQKWSGEYKTAKNVEIDYVSKGSGYGVEQMTAKTKDFGCSDAPMTKEQLAAAKEKGGDVVHIPLTMGAVAVVYNVPEISGKELKLTGDVLADIYLRDPSVRKWNAKRIADLNPGVALPDKDIVVVARAEKSGTSNIFSEYLSKVSGGKLKASTKPDWVQGVVGQEGNDGVAGFVKGNAGTIGYVELLFARKNELAAAKLKNKAGEWVSADADGVTAAAAEAIKAKPEKEPYSLHDLTYSLTDAAGAKSYPISGISYAILFAKLPKETGPTIVEFLKWATTDGQKFSKEMDYAPLPEELGKKIQEKLGQVTFE; this is encoded by the coding sequence ATGCCCCGGTTCCTTGCCTTCGCCGCGTTGGTGTTCGCACTGCCTTTTTTCGCCGGGTGCGGGGGGTGCGGTGGTGGTCGGTCGGCGCAGCGGATCAGTGGCGGCGGCGCGACGTTCGTTAACCCGCTCATGCAGAAGTGGTCGGGCGAGTACAAAACGGCCAAGAACGTCGAGATCGACTACGTCTCGAAGGGGTCCGGCTACGGCGTCGAGCAGATGACCGCGAAGACCAAGGACTTCGGGTGCTCGGACGCGCCGATGACGAAAGAGCAACTCGCCGCCGCAAAGGAGAAGGGCGGCGACGTGGTCCACATCCCGCTGACGATGGGCGCGGTCGCGGTGGTCTACAACGTGCCGGAAATCAGCGGTAAGGAACTGAAACTGACCGGCGACGTGTTGGCCGACATTTACCTCCGCGACCCGAGCGTGCGGAAGTGGAACGCCAAGCGGATCGCCGACCTGAACCCCGGCGTGGCGCTCCCGGACAAGGACATCGTGGTGGTCGCTCGTGCTGAAAAGAGCGGTACCTCGAACATCTTCTCCGAGTACCTGTCGAAGGTGAGCGGCGGCAAACTGAAGGCGAGCACCAAACCGGACTGGGTTCAGGGCGTCGTGGGTCAAGAGGGCAACGACGGTGTGGCCGGGTTCGTGAAGGGTAACGCGGGCACCATCGGGTACGTCGAGTTGCTGTTCGCCCGCAAGAACGAACTGGCGGCCGCGAAGCTGAAAAACAAGGCGGGCGAGTGGGTTTCCGCGGACGCCGACGGGGTGACCGCGGCCGCGGCGGAGGCGATCAAGGCGAAACCGGAGAAGGAGCCGTACTCGCTGCACGACCTCACGTATTCGTTGACCGACGCAGCGGGCGCGAAGTCCTACCCGATCTCGGGGATCAGCTACGCGATCCTGTTCGCCAAACTGCCAAAGGAAACCGGCCCGACGATCGTCGAGTTCCTGAAGTGGGCGACGACGGACGGGCAGAAGTTCTCGAAGGAAATGGATTACGCCCCGCTCCCCGAAGAGTTGGGCAAGAAGATCCAGGAGAAGCTCGGGCAAGTGACGTTCGAGTGA
- the carB gene encoding carbamoyl-phosphate synthase large subunit codes for MPKRTDIKKILLIGSGPIIIGQACEFDYSGTQACKALREEGYSVVLVNSNPATIMTDPETADRTYIEPITWEVVEKIIAAERPDALLPTLGGQTALNTAMDLFKKGVLEKYGVEMIGANADVIDKAEDRQRFKDAMLKIGVAVPKSVVVHSLEEAMRAVEEVGLPCVLRPSFTMGGSGGGIAYNRDEYRDLITHGLQLSPTTEVLVEESVIGWKEYELEVMRDRADNVVIICSIENLDPMGVHTGDSITVAPSQTLSDKEYQRMRDKAKDIIREIGVETGGSNIQFAINPADGRMIAIEMNPRVSRSSALASKATGFPIAKIAAKLAVGYTLDELRNDITRETPACFEPTIDYVVTKVPRFAFEKFPEANPTLTTQMKSVGETMAIGRTFKESLQKALRGLEVNRFGIGCDKRDRWGTANPPAREEITFKLSSPNADRIWYLRYAFLAGMSLDEIHQRTKIDPWFLRGVEELVAIENELRAAGSLDNVTPELMLKAKQSGFIDRQLAHVWNVAEAEVRKLRKSFGIEAVFKSVDTCAAEFEAYTPYYYSTYEPGARVQRPGQPVYFSPGEDEVRPSSGKSRIMILGGGPNRIGQGIEFDYCCVQAAFALRDNGYEVIMVNSNPETVSTDYDTSDHLFFEPLTPEDVLNINDKMKPEGVIVQFGGQTPLNLATSLQDAGVPIIGTSVDSIDVAENRERFAKLVTEIGLLQPANGTAVDESQALRVARRIGFPILVRPSFVLGGRDMKIVYNEDELTAYIRRVEPDLSRDRPVLIDQFLENATEVDVDCLSDGTRTVIGGVMQHIEEAGIHSGDSACVIPPYSLPADVITEIKVQSRKLAAALNVKGLMNIQFAVAGIRAGGTVTDTPKVYILEANPRASRTIPFVSKATGVPLARLAALVMVGKTLDELGVKDEVIPTHYSIKESVFPFNKFPGVDIILGPEMKSTGEVMGIDDSMPMAFAKAQLAASSRLPEGGTVFISVANRDKDAVLPIARGFAEMGFKVIATRGTAQFLRERGVPVEDVPKIAEGRPNLLDHMKNGKVQLVINTPTGRGSSTDESKIRAEAVASRVTAITTISAAQAAVEACRALKQQRLTVTALQDRFPKK; via the coding sequence ATGCCGAAACGTACCGACATCAAGAAGATCCTGCTCATCGGCTCCGGCCCCATCATCATTGGCCAGGCGTGCGAGTTCGATTACTCGGGAACGCAGGCCTGCAAAGCACTTCGCGAAGAGGGCTATTCGGTCGTCCTGGTGAATTCCAACCCGGCGACCATCATGACCGACCCGGAGACGGCCGACCGCACGTACATCGAGCCGATCACCTGGGAAGTTGTTGAGAAGATTATCGCCGCGGAGCGCCCCGACGCGCTCCTCCCCACGCTCGGCGGGCAGACCGCGCTCAACACCGCGATGGACCTGTTCAAGAAGGGCGTGCTGGAGAAGTACGGCGTCGAGATGATCGGCGCGAACGCGGACGTGATCGACAAGGCCGAGGACCGGCAGCGGTTCAAGGACGCGATGCTGAAGATCGGCGTCGCGGTGCCGAAATCGGTCGTCGTTCACTCGCTCGAAGAGGCGATGCGCGCGGTTGAGGAAGTGGGGCTGCCGTGCGTCCTGCGCCCGAGCTTCACGATGGGCGGGAGCGGCGGCGGGATCGCGTACAACCGCGACGAGTACCGCGACCTCATCACCCACGGGCTGCAACTGTCGCCCACCACGGAAGTTCTCGTTGAAGAGTCCGTGATCGGCTGGAAAGAGTACGAGCTGGAGGTGATGCGCGACCGGGCCGACAACGTCGTCATCATCTGCTCGATCGAGAATTTGGACCCGATGGGGGTCCATACCGGCGACAGCATCACGGTCGCGCCCTCGCAAACGCTCTCCGACAAGGAGTACCAGCGGATGCGCGACAAGGCGAAGGACATCATCCGCGAGATCGGCGTCGAGACCGGCGGGAGCAACATCCAGTTCGCGATCAACCCGGCCGACGGGCGCATGATCGCGATCGAAATGAACCCGCGCGTGTCCCGCAGCAGCGCCCTCGCGTCCAAAGCCACCGGGTTCCCGATCGCGAAGATCGCGGCCAAACTCGCGGTCGGGTACACGCTCGACGAGCTCCGCAACGACATCACGCGCGAAACGCCGGCCTGCTTCGAGCCGACCATCGACTACGTGGTAACGAAGGTTCCCCGGTTCGCGTTCGAGAAGTTCCCGGAAGCGAACCCCACGCTCACCACGCAGATGAAGAGCGTCGGCGAGACGATGGCAATCGGGCGCACGTTCAAGGAGTCGCTCCAAAAGGCGCTCCGCGGGCTGGAAGTGAACCGGTTCGGCATCGGGTGCGACAAGCGCGACCGTTGGGGCACCGCGAACCCGCCCGCGCGCGAGGAGATCACCTTCAAGCTCTCCAGCCCGAACGCGGACCGGATCTGGTACCTGCGGTACGCCTTCCTCGCCGGGATGTCGCTCGACGAGATCCACCAGCGGACGAAGATCGACCCGTGGTTCCTGCGCGGGGTCGAAGAACTGGTCGCCATCGAGAACGAGTTGCGCGCGGCCGGGTCTCTTGATAACGTGACGCCCGAGCTGATGCTGAAGGCCAAGCAGAGCGGGTTCATCGACCGGCAACTGGCGCACGTCTGGAACGTCGCGGAAGCCGAAGTTCGGAAGCTCCGCAAGAGCTTCGGAATTGAAGCGGTGTTCAAGAGCGTGGACACCTGCGCCGCCGAGTTCGAGGCGTACACGCCGTACTACTACTCGACCTACGAGCCTGGTGCGCGGGTCCAGCGGCCGGGCCAGCCCGTGTACTTTTCCCCCGGCGAAGACGAGGTCCGCCCGTCCAGCGGGAAGTCGCGGATCATGATCCTCGGCGGCGGGCCGAACCGCATCGGCCAGGGCATCGAGTTCGACTACTGCTGCGTGCAGGCCGCGTTCGCGCTGCGCGACAACGGCTACGAAGTCATCATGGTGAACTCGAACCCCGAGACCGTGAGCACCGACTACGACACGTCCGACCACCTGTTCTTCGAGCCGCTCACGCCCGAGGACGTGCTCAACATCAACGACAAGATGAAGCCCGAGGGCGTGATCGTGCAGTTCGGCGGGCAAACGCCGCTGAACCTCGCCACGTCCCTTCAAGACGCGGGCGTGCCCATCATCGGCACGAGCGTGGACAGCATTGATGTGGCCGAGAACCGCGAGCGGTTCGCCAAGCTCGTCACCGAAATCGGGCTGCTCCAGCCCGCGAACGGCACCGCGGTGGACGAATCCCAGGCCCTCCGCGTCGCGCGCCGGATCGGGTTCCCGATTCTCGTGCGCCCGAGCTTCGTGCTCGGCGGGCGCGACATGAAGATCGTGTACAACGAGGACGAACTCACCGCGTACATTCGCCGCGTCGAGCCCGATTTGTCGCGCGACCGCCCAGTGCTGATCGACCAGTTCCTGGAGAACGCGACCGAAGTCGATGTGGACTGTCTGAGCGACGGCACCCGCACGGTGATCGGCGGCGTGATGCAGCACATCGAGGAGGCCGGCATCCACTCCGGCGACTCCGCGTGCGTGATCCCGCCGTACAGTTTGCCCGCGGACGTCATCACGGAGATCAAGGTCCAATCGCGGAAGCTGGCCGCAGCGCTCAACGTGAAGGGGCTGATGAACATCCAGTTCGCGGTCGCCGGGATTCGCGCGGGCGGCACGGTCACGGACACGCCTAAGGTTTATATTCTCGAAGCGAACCCCCGCGCCAGCCGCACCATTCCCTTTGTGTCGAAGGCGACCGGGGTGCCGCTCGCTCGACTCGCGGCCCTTGTAATGGTGGGCAAGACGCTCGACGAACTGGGCGTGAAGGACGAGGTCATCCCGACGCACTACTCGATCAAGGAGAGCGTGTTCCCGTTCAACAAGTTCCCGGGCGTGGACATCATCCTCGGGCCGGAGATGAAGTCCACCGGCGAAGTCATGGGGATCGATGACTCGATGCCGATGGCGTTCGCGAAGGCGCAGCTCGCGGCCAGTTCGCGGTTGCCCGAAGGCGGAACGGTGTTCATCTCCGTCGCGAACCGCGACAAGGACGCGGTACTCCCGATCGCACGCGGGTTCGCCGAGATGGGCTTCAAGGTGATCGCGACGCGCGGGACAGCGCAGTTCTTGCGCGAACGCGGCGTTCCGGTGGAGGACGTTCCGAAGATCGCGGAGGGCCGGCCGAACCTGCTCGACCACATGAAGAACGGGAAGGTGCAGTTGGTCATCAACACACCGACCGGGCGGGGCAGTTCCACCGACGAGTCGAAGATCCGGGCCGAAGCGGTGGCCAGTCGCGTGACCGCGATCACCACAATTTCCGCCGCACAAGCCGCCGTCGAAGCGTGCCGGGCGCTCAAGCAACAACGACTGACCGTTACGGCACTCCAGGACCGGTTCCCGAAGAAGTGA
- a CDS encoding 5-formyltetrahydrofolate cyclo-ligase gives MIDDTQPTDAQTMKSFIRELARKNRVAQKNKDAISLEICHKFTALPAYAAAKTVMWYVDAGSEVRTRHTLPEALTHGKRVIVPWCIVETNELELFWLEDMSELVEGAYKILEPKAELRDLPAKKVQPEELDLVMVPGTAFDLRGGRMGQGKGYYDRLLSHARPDAPLVALSFDCQIFEEIPVAAHDVFMDQVLTESRTISGKGRTGK, from the coding sequence ATGATCGACGACACCCAACCGACCGACGCGCAGACGATGAAATCGTTCATCCGCGAACTGGCGCGCAAGAACCGCGTGGCCCAGAAGAACAAGGACGCGATCAGCCTGGAGATTTGCCACAAGTTCACGGCGCTGCCGGCCTACGCCGCCGCGAAAACGGTGATGTGGTACGTCGACGCCGGCAGCGAGGTGCGCACGCGGCACACACTCCCGGAGGCGCTCACCCACGGCAAGCGCGTCATCGTCCCGTGGTGCATCGTCGAGACGAACGAGCTCGAACTGTTCTGGCTCGAAGACATGAGCGAGCTGGTCGAGGGCGCGTACAAGATCCTGGAGCCGAAGGCGGAACTGCGCGACCTCCCCGCGAAGAAAGTTCAACCCGAAGAACTCGACCTCGTGATGGTGCCGGGCACCGCATTTGACTTGCGCGGCGGGCGCATGGGCCAGGGCAAGGGGTACTACGACCGTCTGCTGTCGCACGCCCGGCCGGACGCGCCGCTCGTCGCGCTCAGTTTCGACTGCCAGATCTTTGAGGAGATCCCGGTCGCCGCGCACGACGTCTTCATGGACCAGGTGCTGACCGAATCGCGCACCATCAGCGGCAAGGGTCGAACGGGGAAGTGA
- a CDS encoding heavy metal translocating P-type ATPase → MNNEAPPTGVHTPAPWVCRSCHNVTGEQPGNCPSCGAALERGALSADTTFSTPERRTVTRLLWLGFALGIPLIGLGVFDAISPSRPVTEALGEKVFLLVQAGLCTPLVLVCAGPIFRRAWRSIRTRRFTLDTLLGLSIGAAFVYSSVAVVYAWSGAQPLQPRAPATELRPELEGGVRAVAPTQRGTIDPFFESTGMIVLLALAARAIELRARDRAATALQQLAPLAPRTARVLLVDGTEEDRDVQLVRPGELVRVRPCERVPVDGIIREGTTTIDESMLTGESTRAERGPGGSVLAGSENGLRAITVEATRTGSDTILDQVVGLVSQAQQRRAEFQRTTDRLVAWYVPAVLVAALAAFVGWAAFGPAGSALTYAVVCAVGVLVVACPCAAGLAGSVAVVLGMRRAAGAGILFRDAAALERLAAVDTVVFDKTGTLTEGRPRLIEIIPNIGTSGNHVLALAAAVERGTEHPLGLAIVWEAVNRKLEITPAESVEGVLGKGVRGLVDGNRVSVGRLGFIQESGAHSELMPSEARAHRQRGHVVVFVGAGPRCTGLIVFNDPLRLGARGAVEGLRAAGLKLLLATGDHAETAHGVAQAVGITDVVADALPVEKFAIVQKLKGEGRIVAMCGDGINDAPALVAADVGVALASGTRTAISTAGITLVHSDLQALGVARELSRATVRTIRRNLILAFAFNVVAIPIAAGALVPFGGGLINSVWGTAAMSFGALAVLANSARLAFYPVGK, encoded by the coding sequence ATGAACAATGAAGCACCGCCCACCGGGGTTCACACCCCAGCGCCCTGGGTCTGCCGCTCGTGCCACAACGTTACGGGCGAGCAACCGGGGAACTGCCCGAGTTGCGGCGCCGCGCTCGAGCGCGGTGCCCTGTCCGCCGACACAACCTTCTCCACCCCGGAACGGCGAACCGTCACGCGCCTGCTGTGGTTGGGGTTCGCGCTCGGAATCCCCCTTATCGGGCTCGGGGTTTTCGACGCGATCAGTCCCAGTAGGCCGGTGACCGAAGCGCTCGGAGAAAAAGTCTTTTTGCTCGTCCAGGCGGGGCTCTGTACCCCGCTCGTGCTCGTCTGCGCCGGCCCGATCTTCCGGCGCGCCTGGCGCTCGATCCGCACCCGCCGGTTCACCCTCGATACGCTCCTCGGTCTGAGTATCGGCGCCGCGTTCGTCTACAGTTCGGTGGCCGTTGTGTACGCATGGTCCGGGGCGCAACCACTCCAGCCCCGGGCACCTGCCACGGAGCTCCGTCCCGAACTGGAGGGCGGGGTCCGGGCGGTCGCCCCCACTCAGCGCGGCACGATCGACCCCTTCTTCGAGAGCACGGGGATGATCGTGCTCCTCGCTCTCGCCGCCCGCGCGATTGAACTGCGAGCGCGCGACCGCGCCGCGACCGCGCTCCAACAACTCGCTCCACTCGCCCCGAGAACGGCCCGCGTCCTGCTCGTCGACGGAACCGAAGAAGACCGCGACGTCCAACTCGTGCGCCCCGGCGAACTCGTCCGGGTGCGCCCGTGCGAGCGCGTTCCCGTAGACGGTATCATCCGCGAGGGCACCACCACGATCGACGAATCAATGCTCACGGGCGAATCGACGCGCGCGGAGCGGGGGCCGGGCGGCTCCGTCCTCGCGGGAAGCGAGAACGGGCTGCGCGCGATTACGGTCGAAGCCACGCGCACCGGGTCCGATACGATCCTCGACCAAGTTGTGGGGCTGGTCAGCCAAGCACAGCAGCGGCGCGCCGAGTTCCAGCGAACCACGGACCGCCTCGTGGCGTGGTACGTTCCCGCGGTACTGGTGGCCGCACTCGCCGCGTTCGTCGGTTGGGCCGCGTTCGGTCCCGCGGGCTCGGCCCTGACCTACGCGGTCGTCTGCGCGGTCGGCGTTCTCGTGGTGGCGTGCCCCTGTGCGGCGGGCCTCGCCGGGTCCGTTGCGGTGGTGCTCGGGATGCGCCGCGCGGCCGGGGCCGGGATCTTGTTCCGGGACGCCGCGGCCCTTGAGCGCCTCGCGGCCGTCGATACCGTCGTGTTTGACAAGACGGGCACGCTCACCGAGGGGCGCCCGCGCCTGATCGAAATCATCCCGAACATCGGGACGTCCGGGAATCACGTCCTCGCCCTGGCCGCGGCCGTCGAGCGCGGGACCGAGCACCCGCTGGGTCTCGCGATCGTGTGGGAGGCCGTCAACCGGAAGCTCGAGATCACCCCGGCCGAAAGCGTGGAAGGCGTACTCGGTAAAGGGGTGCGCGGGCTCGTTGATGGCAACCGGGTGTCGGTCGGGCGCCTCGGGTTCATTCAGGAGTCCGGCGCGCACAGCGAACTCATGCCGAGCGAGGCCCGGGCACACCGGCAGCGCGGGCACGTCGTTGTGTTCGTGGGCGCGGGTCCGCGCTGCACGGGGTTGATCGTGTTCAACGACCCGCTGCGCCTCGGCGCGCGGGGCGCGGTCGAGGGCCTCCGGGCCGCGGGGCTGAAACTGCTCCTGGCCACCGGGGATCACGCTGAGACCGCACACGGGGTCGCCCAGGCCGTCGGCATCACCGACGTGGTCGCGGACGCCCTCCCGGTCGAAAAGTTCGCCATCGTGCAGAAGCTCAAGGGCGAGGGGCGCATCGTCGCCATGTGTGGTGATGGCATTAACGACGCACCGGCCCTCGTCGCGGCCGACGTGGGAGTCGCGCTCGCGAGCGGAACCCGGACCGCGATCAGTACCGCGGGGATCACCCTGGTTCACTCGGACCTTCAGGCGCTCGGGGTCGCGCGGGAACTGAGCCGGGCGACCGTGCGGACGATTCGCCGGAACCTGATCCTCGCGTTCGCCTTCAACGTCGTTGCGATTCCGATCGCTGCCGGCGCGCTGGTACCGTTCGGCGGGGGGCTCATCAATTCCGTTTGGGGCACCGCGGCGATGAGTTTCGGGGCGCTCGCGGTTCTGGCGAACTCCGCCCGCCTCGCCTTTTATCCCGTCGGCAAGTGA
- a CDS encoding type IV pilus twitching motility protein PilT, with amino-acid sequence MSDAIAEKLHQWLEWTVQAGASDLHVVAGHAPVMRLHGDLTELPEAPIASDEIETLLLSACPEDALKRLQVNKNADFSFECPVAGQMTRFRATLFLAGGDTCGCFRVIPDTIPDLAWAGFPSDLAAKLVALRDGLVIVTGATGSGKSTTLAMVVNRLNKTGGYRIITVEEPVEYQFPREPNSVVTQREVGADVLSFADGLKYGLRQDPDVILVGEIRDRETAQMALSAAETGHLVFSTLHTRDAKGAITRFPDLFPSDAQPAVRSQLAMSLRAIVSQRLLPSINKTEKRHLALEVMWNTHPIASAIRTGKIESIDNYILTGREEGMYTCDESVRLLLRAGKITRTVAEQNVRDVKFLNH; translated from the coding sequence ATGTCGGACGCCATTGCTGAGAAGCTGCACCAGTGGCTCGAATGGACCGTGCAGGCGGGCGCCTCCGACTTACACGTGGTCGCCGGGCACGCACCCGTCATGCGGTTACACGGCGATCTTACCGAACTGCCGGAAGCGCCGATTGCTTCGGACGAGATCGAAACACTTCTGCTTTCGGCGTGCCCGGAAGACGCTCTCAAGCGATTGCAGGTGAACAAGAACGCGGACTTCTCCTTCGAGTGCCCGGTCGCGGGGCAGATGACGCGGTTTCGTGCGACACTCTTTCTTGCAGGGGGCGACACGTGCGGGTGCTTTCGGGTCATTCCCGACACGATTCCTGATCTCGCGTGGGCGGGGTTCCCTTCCGATCTCGCGGCCAAACTCGTTGCTCTTCGCGACGGGCTGGTGATCGTCACCGGGGCGACCGGCTCCGGCAAATCGACCACGCTCGCGATGGTCGTGAACCGGCTGAACAAAACCGGCGGGTACCGCATCATCACGGTGGAAGAACCGGTCGAGTACCAGTTCCCGCGCGAACCGAACTCGGTGGTCACGCAGCGCGAAGTGGGGGCCGACGTGCTCTCGTTCGCGGACGGGCTGAAGTACGGTCTTCGACAAGACCCGGACGTGATTCTGGTCGGCGAGATCCGCGACCGCGAAACCGCGCAAATGGCCCTGAGCGCTGCTGAGACGGGGCACCTCGTGTTCAGCACGCTCCACACGCGCGACGCGAAGGGCGCGATCACGCGGTTCCCGGACCTGTTCCCGTCGGACGCACAGCCGGCGGTGCGGTCGCAGCTCGCGATGAGTCTGCGCGCGATCGTGAGTCAGCGGTTGCTTCCGAGCATCAACAAGACGGAGAAGCGGCACCTGGCGCTCGAAGTGATGTGGAACACGCACCCGATTGCGAGCGCGATCCGCACGGGCAAGATCGAGAGCATCGACAACTACATCCTCACCGGGCGCGAGGAGGGGATGTACACGTGCGACGAGTCGGTGCGGTTGCTGTTGCGTGCCGGGAAGATCACGCGGACCGTCGCGGAGCAGAACGTCCGCGACGTGAAGTTCTTGAATCATTAG
- the pstC gene encoding phosphate ABC transporter permease subunit PstC, with the protein MTAHQSHPPSRGDFVFRWLCQSAGMFVLSIAAALIAVLVYKAWPVLSEPGKYRLLTSTKWFPDGNEYGALVFVYGTVATSLIAMLIAVPLGVGAAAYLSELAPPRLRKVCAFLLELLAAIPSVVYGFWGREFLAKQGLAPFFDTLGLPNIASGQGILAAGLVLSVMILPYITAVSFDVMQAVPRSQREGALALGSTRWQTIWRVVLPYSRPGVIAACFLALGRAIGETMAVTMVIANSHYLDFRLNGTGDTIPSVIAKELFEAPPGVKQGALVALGLLLLGITLVMNFTARIVVRWMSKPAARRARPIELAEGQTGQPARTAEEITASRSKAQRSDRVMCWALALCQFLTVVPLFLILGYITVRGAGGVNLDFFTKLPNDSGGRGLAHALYGSCILVGLATAFAVPVGVLTAVFLAEYRNNRMVAPLRFVAETLGAVPSIVIGIFGYALLVYPVWMTTSRGQFSGWAGAFALGVMMLPVVIRATEESLRLVPNSLREASYALGASRWQTVVKVLLPAALPAIITGVFLAVGRIAGETAPLILTAGGSQYMPRTPSDETPFLPFYIYDFAKYAPGSPEIQLAWTAAFVLVTVVMFLNVGVRLLSGKRVVAAARAD; encoded by the coding sequence ATGACCGCACACCAATCGCACCCACCGTCCCGCGGCGACTTCGTGTTCCGCTGGTTGTGCCAGTCGGCCGGCATGTTCGTGCTCTCGATTGCTGCGGCGCTGATCGCCGTGCTTGTGTATAAGGCGTGGCCGGTGCTGTCCGAGCCGGGCAAGTACCGGTTGCTCACGAGTACCAAGTGGTTCCCCGACGGCAACGAGTACGGCGCGCTGGTGTTCGTGTACGGCACCGTCGCCACGTCGCTGATTGCGATGCTGATCGCGGTGCCGCTCGGGGTCGGCGCTGCGGCTTACTTGTCGGAACTCGCCCCGCCGCGATTACGGAAGGTGTGCGCGTTCCTGCTCGAACTCCTCGCGGCAATTCCGAGCGTCGTGTATGGCTTCTGGGGGCGCGAGTTCTTGGCGAAGCAGGGCCTCGCGCCGTTCTTTGATACGCTAGGATTGCCGAATATCGCGTCCGGCCAGGGCATTCTCGCAGCGGGGCTGGTGCTGTCGGTGATGATCCTGCCGTACATCACGGCCGTCAGTTTCGACGTGATGCAGGCGGTCCCGCGGTCGCAGCGCGAAGGCGCTCTCGCCCTGGGGTCCACCCGCTGGCAGACGATCTGGCGCGTCGTGCTCCCCTACTCCCGTCCCGGAGTCATCGCCGCGTGCTTCCTCGCGCTCGGGCGCGCGATCGGCGAAACGATGGCCGTCACGATGGTGATCGCCAACTCGCACTACCTCGATTTCCGGCTGAACGGCACCGGCGACACCATTCCCAGCGTGATCGCCAAAGAGCTGTTCGAGGCGCCGCCCGGGGTGAAGCAGGGGGCGCTCGTCGCGCTCGGGCTGCTCCTACTCGGCATCACGCTGGTGATGAATTTCACGGCCCGAATCGTGGTGCGGTGGATGTCGAAGCCCGCCGCGCGCCGCGCCCGGCCGATCGAACTGGCCGAGGGTCAAACCGGACAACCGGCGCGGACCGCGGAGGAGATCACGGCCAGTCGATCGAAGGCCCAGCGCTCGGACCGCGTGATGTGCTGGGCGCTGGCGCTGTGTCAGTTCCTCACCGTGGTGCCGCTGTTCCTCATCCTCGGGTACATCACCGTTCGCGGGGCCGGTGGGGTGAATTTGGACTTCTTCACCAAGCTTCCCAACGACAGTGGCGGGCGCGGGCTCGCACACGCGCTGTACGGGAGCTGCATTCTGGTGGGGCTGGCGACCGCGTTCGCGGTACCGGTCGGTGTGTTGACCGCGGTGTTTCTCGCCGAGTACCGGAACAATCGGATGGTCGCGCCGCTCCGGTTCGTGGCGGAGACGCTCGGCGCGGTGCCGTCGATCGTCATCGGAATTTTCGGGTACGCGCTGCTCGTGTACCCGGTGTGGATGACCACGTCACGCGGGCAGTTCTCCGGTTGGGCCGGTGCGTTCGCGCTGGGGGTGATGATGCTCCCGGTCGTGATCCGAGCCACAGAAGAATCGCTGCGACTGGTGCCGAACAGTTTGCGCGAAGCGAGCTACGCGCTCGGGGCGAGCCGGTGGCAGACGGTGGTGAAGGTACTCCTGCCCGCAGCGCTTCCGGCGATTATTACGGGGGTGTTTCTGGCGGTCGGGCGGATCGCGGGTGAGACGGCACCGCTCATTTTGACGGCCGGTGGATCACAGTACATGCCCCGAACCCCGTCGGACGAGACGCCGTTCCTTCCGTTCTACATCTACGATTTCGCGAAGTACGCGCCGGGGTCACCGGAGATCCAACTCGCGTGGACCGCGGCGTTCGTGCTGGTGACGGTAGTGATGTTCCTCAACGTGGGCGTTCGGCTCCTCTCGGGCAAGCGGGTCGTTGCCGCGGCCCGCGCCGATTGA